From a region of the Candidatus Micropelagos thuwalensis genome:
- the fdxA gene encoding ferredoxin FdxA — MTYIVTDACIKCKYTDCVEVCPVDCFYEGENMLVISPDECIDCGVCEPECPAEAIKPDTEDGLEKWLEVNTKFADIWPNITLKKDAPADADDFLKQTDKFDKFFSEAPGEGD, encoded by the coding sequence ATGACTTATATTGTGACCGATGCCTGTATTAAGTGTAAATACACAGATTGTGTTGAGGTTTGCCCTGTTGACTGTTTTTATGAGGGTGAAAACATGCTCGTCATCAGTCCCGATGAATGTATTGATTGCGGTGTTTGCGAACCTGAATGCCCAGCGGAAGCCATTAAACCCGATACTGAAGACGGGTTGGAAAAATGGCTAGAAGTGAATACTAAATTTGCAGATATATGGCCAAATATTACACTCAAAAAAGATGCCCCGGCTGATGCAGATGATTTTTTGAAACAAACTGATAAGTTTGATAAGTTTTTCAGCGAGGCTCCTGGCGAGGGCGACTAG
- a CDS encoding TerB family tellurite resistance protein, with translation MFNRLKSLFESPEASPETEDKLSIAAAALLTHAARLDGQADGIEINTLRHILQDGFSLSEDETQELMTLADTLESEANDLYRWTKVINAHYELPQKIVLVEKLWMVVLSDGRLDDYEANLLRRISGLIHVPDIETGAARQRAATNLGLN, from the coding sequence ATGTTTAATCGCCTGAAAAGCTTATTTGAAAGCCCTGAAGCCTCGCCGGAGACGGAAGATAAATTATCTATCGCAGCCGCCGCATTACTTACCCATGCCGCACGGCTGGACGGACAGGCCGACGGCATTGAAATAAACACCTTGCGTCACATCTTGCAGGACGGATTCAGCCTTTCCGAAGATGAGACGCAAGAGCTAATGACACTGGCTGACACCCTCGAGTCCGAAGCCAATGATCTATATCGATGGACTAAGGTGATTAACGCACATTACGAACTTCCCCAGAAAATTGTTCTGGTGGAAAAACTTTGGATGGTTGTTCTTTCTGATGGCAGGCTAGATGATTACGAAGCGAACTTGCTTCGTCGCATTTCCGGGCTTATACATGTCCCAGATATTGAAACCGGAGCAGCACGGCAAAGAGCGGCAACTAATCTGGGCCTTAATTAG
- a CDS encoding helicase-related protein: MSSYSSHVSSPVTAVLGPTNTGKTHLAIERMLGYETGMIGFPLRLLAREVYDRIVKLKGAGQVALITGEEKILPPDPAYYICTVEAMPISKSVDFMAIDEIQLAADAERGHIFTDRLLHARGNQETMLLGAATMVPMIKQLLPKAHIISRPRLSTLSYAGSKKLSRLPRRTAITSFSVDSVYAIAEVVRQQKGGAAVVMGALSPRTRNAQVEMYQSGEVDFMVATDAIGMGLNMDVDHVAFAQTRKFDGRNHRELVASELAQVAGRAGRHTSDGTFGVTGEMPALEESLVEQIENNIFEPIRRLMWRNPNLDFSSVEALKISLEASPPTRGLIRVPITIDMQALNMMTTDPSIKDRAVDENSIRLLWEVAQIPDFRKTIIGEHASILGDIFLFLSGDQAILPAKWIEERIARCDRTDGDLDTLGSRLAHIRTWTYVTQKNGWVENQRYWQAQARQVEDKLSDALHQGLMKQFVDTRSSILLKRLQGRDEAEAEIDAMGDVHVEGEYAGRIEGLHFTKDNRMTNSPPRTVRAAIEKVVGQELRNRASELAACPDDELKLNEQGEIFWHQSCIAKLVAGRNLLSPEIKLLADESLVGTPRNQIEARLAAFVRRHLDTLLAPLITMKDDESLNGLARGLAFQIVEHGGHIPRANIAETLSETDQPARAGLRKLGLRFGTYDVFMPALLKPGPARGLAMLWSHFNNRNAVEDLALAPAPGLTSCVRQGELPDGFYRSLGFRIYGKRAIRLDMLERLADLIRKAIEANNENNEFEITADMVSLMGCSHDEMAEILKGLGYGSKPKPQKETKSVNEDADNQTPNGGLVENDAGEEKPKEDNEQKVTLLWFPKKRPTRKAKSKKKTTKNQNAVKKSGQTQDKRRNKSTSKQNYEKKMDPNSPFAVLQSLKDNNK; this comes from the coding sequence ATGTCTTCCTACTCTTCTCATGTGTCTAGTCCTGTAACGGCTGTATTGGGTCCGACTAATACAGGCAAAACCCACTTAGCTATTGAGCGTATGCTCGGTTATGAAACTGGCATGATTGGTTTTCCCCTGCGTCTACTGGCGCGGGAAGTTTATGACCGTATTGTAAAGCTAAAAGGCGCTGGTCAAGTTGCATTGATTACGGGTGAAGAAAAGATATTACCGCCAGATCCGGCCTATTATATCTGCACCGTAGAGGCCATGCCCATTAGTAAGTCGGTTGATTTTATGGCAATTGATGAAATTCAACTCGCGGCTGATGCCGAGAGGGGGCATATTTTTACCGACCGCTTACTTCATGCGCGCGGTAATCAAGAGACCATGCTGCTCGGTGCGGCGACGATGGTTCCTATGATTAAGCAACTTCTCCCAAAGGCACATATTATCTCCCGACCCCGGCTGTCCACACTCAGCTATGCCGGCTCGAAAAAACTATCCCGTCTCCCCCGACGCACCGCTATCACCTCTTTCTCGGTAGATAGTGTTTACGCGATAGCCGAAGTTGTGCGCCAGCAAAAAGGTGGCGCAGCAGTTGTTATGGGGGCTTTAAGCCCACGGACACGAAATGCCCAAGTCGAAATGTATCAGTCGGGGGAAGTTGACTTCATGGTTGCCACTGATGCGATTGGCATGGGGCTTAATATGGATGTGGATCATGTCGCATTTGCACAGACGCGAAAATTCGACGGCAGAAACCACCGCGAATTGGTAGCCTCAGAACTCGCTCAAGTTGCCGGACGCGCCGGACGCCATACTTCTGACGGTACTTTTGGTGTGACGGGCGAAATGCCGGCGCTTGAGGAGTCATTGGTCGAGCAAATTGAAAACAACATATTTGAACCAATACGACGGCTTATGTGGCGTAACCCCAATCTGGATTTCTCCTCAGTTGAAGCGTTGAAAATTTCTCTTGAAGCATCACCTCCCACCAGAGGGCTTATACGTGTCCCCATTACGATTGATATGCAGGCTCTGAATATGATGACGACTGACCCCTCTATCAAAGACCGTGCTGTGGACGAAAACAGCATTCGGTTACTCTGGGAAGTGGCTCAAATTCCTGACTTTAGAAAAACAATTATTGGGGAACACGCTTCCATTTTAGGCGATATATTTTTGTTCTTATCTGGTGATCAAGCCATACTCCCTGCAAAATGGATAGAAGAACGCATCGCCAGATGCGACAGAACTGACGGCGACCTTGATACGCTTGGTTCCCGTCTTGCACATATCCGAACCTGGACTTATGTCACCCAAAAAAATGGATGGGTTGAAAACCAGCGTTACTGGCAGGCACAGGCACGCCAGGTAGAAGACAAACTCTCTGATGCCTTGCACCAGGGCTTGATGAAACAATTTGTGGACACAAGGTCATCCATTTTATTAAAACGATTACAGGGACGCGATGAAGCCGAGGCTGAAATTGATGCTATGGGTGATGTGCATGTTGAAGGTGAATATGCAGGCCGTATTGAAGGGTTACACTTTACGAAAGACAATCGTATGACCAACTCCCCGCCCCGAACTGTAAGAGCAGCTATCGAAAAAGTCGTCGGACAAGAACTCCGTAACCGCGCTAGCGAGCTTGCGGCCTGTCCGGATGATGAATTAAAGCTCAATGAACAAGGCGAAATCTTCTGGCACCAATCCTGTATTGCTAAACTCGTCGCTGGGCGTAACTTGCTGTCGCCTGAAATCAAATTGCTCGCTGATGAAAGCCTTGTCGGTACACCGCGCAATCAAATTGAAGCAAGATTGGCAGCTTTTGTAAGACGCCATCTGGATACATTACTCGCGCCGCTTATCACCATGAAAGATGACGAAAGTCTCAACGGGTTGGCCCGAGGGCTAGCGTTCCAAATTGTTGAACATGGGGGGCACATTCCCCGCGCCAACATCGCAGAAACATTATCAGAAACAGACCAGCCTGCACGAGCAGGATTAAGAAAGCTCGGCCTGCGTTTTGGCACTTATGATGTTTTTATGCCTGCGCTCTTAAAACCGGGTCCCGCCCGAGGACTGGCTATGCTTTGGTCCCATTTCAATAACCGCAATGCTGTGGAGGATCTGGCACTTGCACCTGCACCGGGGTTAACCTCCTGTGTGCGTCAGGGCGAGCTCCCCGACGGGTTTTATCGATCTCTGGGCTTCAGGATTTATGGCAAACGTGCCATCCGGCTGGATATGCTGGAAAGATTGGCAGACCTTATTCGCAAGGCTATTGAAGCTAATAACGAAAATAATGAATTCGAAATAACAGCAGATATGGTGTCCCTCATGGGGTGCAGTCACGATGAAATGGCGGAAATTCTCAAAGGACTTGGCTATGGTTCCAAGCCAAAACCTCAAAAGGAAACCAAATCAGTTAATGAAGATGCCGACAATCAAACCCCAAATGGTGGCTTAGTTGAAAATGATGCAGGTGAAGAAAAACCAAAAGAAGACAACGAACAAAAAGTCACCTTGCTTTGGTTTCCTAAAAAGCGGCCTACACGCAAAGCTAAATCTAAAAAGAAGACCACGAAAAATCAAAATGCAGTTAAAAAAAGCGGACAAACACAGGATAAAAGACGTAACAAATCCACCTCAAAACAAAACTATGAAAAGAAAATGGATCCCAATTCACCTTTTGCCGTTCTCCAAAGTCTCAAGGACAATAATAAGTGA
- a CDS encoding RNA-binding S4 domain-containing protein, translated as MTEQDSLRVDKYLWFARFFKTRSLATKRANGGRIRINGNKIKKSSDTVRIGDILTFAQGNEIRVIRVLNLGTRRGPAQEAQSLYEDITPNEDTDEATRDKLLAKM; from the coding sequence ATGACGGAGCAAGATAGTCTCAGAGTGGATAAGTATCTCTGGTTTGCACGCTTCTTCAAAACTCGGTCACTCGCCACAAAACGCGCCAATGGAGGTCGTATCCGCATAAACGGAAATAAAATAAAAAAATCAAGCGACACTGTAAGGATTGGCGATATTTTAACTTTTGCGCAGGGCAATGAGATACGGGTTATTCGGGTGCTTAATTTGGGAACCCGACGGGGACCAGCTCAAGAAGCGCAAAGTTTGTATGAAGACATAACCCCAAATGAGGACACAGATGAGGCGACAAGAGATAAACTGCTTGCCAAAATGTAA
- the rpmB gene encoding 50S ribosomal protein L28, producing the protein MSRVCELTGKAVMSGNNVSHAVNKTRRKFLPNLQQVSLPSEKLGKALKFRISAHALRTVEHVGGIDAFLLKAKDAQLSPRALKLKKQIALRLATS; encoded by the coding sequence ATGTCTCGTGTTTGTGAATTAACCGGCAAAGCAGTAATGTCAGGTAACAATGTGAGTCATGCCGTTAACAAAACACGGCGGAAGTTTCTTCCCAATTTACAGCAGGTCAGCTTGCCAAGTGAAAAGCTTGGTAAAGCGCTCAAGTTCCGGATTAGCGCACATGCGCTTCGGACTGTTGAGCATGTTGGTGGTATTGATGCTTTCCTTTTGAAGGCCAAAGATGCTCAGCTTTCTCCGCGCGCTCTAAAACTTAAAAAGCAAATCGCTCTGCGTCTCGCTACATCATAG